Below is a genomic region from Prunus persica cultivar Lovell chromosome G3, Prunus_persica_NCBIv2, whole genome shotgun sequence.
TGGTGCTGCTGTCATAGAATTTGTgactttaattttctgttgGCCTTTTTTGTATCAATGaaatagaaatgaaaaattcaGTATTTTGATTATCctgccttttattttttttatttttatctttgtaTGCTGATTATGTGCAACTGAACATGCAGCTCACAAAATGATGCTCAAAGTGATGGAGAATGGCTTGGTTTAGGAAGCAGTACACCTGCTGGAAGATTTAGTAGCAGTAGTTATACTACATGGTATCTCTTGAAAGATCGTCTCCAGGTTGGAGACATAGTTCGCTCAAGGAAGCCCCTGAATGCACGCAAGCCTCAAGCTATGGATGTCCCTGAAGGAAGTGTTACTGGTCTGGAGACTGATTCCGATAGAGATGGTTTTGCCCTGGTGAAGATCCCTGGAGAACGCAACCCTGTAAGAGTACTGGTGTCCACAGTTGAGAGAGTCACATCTGGCTTCGCAGTGGGTGATTGGGTGAGCTTGAAGGGTGAATGCAGGAAGCACTCTCCTGTTGGAATTCTTCATTCCATACAGCGCGATGGAAGTGTTGCAGTTGGATTTATTGGGTTAGAGACTCTATGGAGAGGAAAGTCATCTGACCTTCAAATGGGTGATGCATATTATGTGGGAGAGTTTGTGAGGCTCAAGGCAAACGTGCTCTCTCCCAGATTTGAGTGGCCTCGCAAGAATGGAGGAGCATGGACAACGGGACGGATCTCACAAGTCCTTCCAAATGGTTGTCTGGTTGTGAGGTTCCCTGGAAGGCTGGTATTGGGAGACGAATCTAATAGCTTCTTGGCAGATCCAGCTGAAGTAGAACTAGTGTCCTTTGATACCTGTCCTGGGGTGGTCCAAAAGTATCAACATATTGAGGATTTTCACTGGGCAGTAAGGCCTCTCACAATTGCATTTGGTCTATTTACAGCCATGAAGATCAGCTTATTTGTTGGACGAAACGTAAGTGCAAAGCTGAAGGGTCGAAGAAACTCAATGCGGAGGGATGGGAATAGTCAGGATGGTCAGAGTGGTGGCAATACAGCTTGGCTTCCTCCACCGGTTGCGAATCTTTTCAAAGAAGGTGTTTCTACTGCTAGTGCTAGGTAGTTTACTGTTGTCATCTGGGCATGGGTAAGTTTGCTGAAACCTATCCAGAGCAAAGATGAACTCAGGCCAAAGTGTACTCATAATCCGAGCGCATATGCGGTGAGACTAAAAAGTGAACTTTGATGGTCGAAAAGATCCGAAAGCTGTTTcggaacaaaagaaaaaaatctgtATGTAATTAGAAGGATGATgcaatatgtatatataaagaatCTGCCATTGCTACTTGCTTTCagtgtaaataaatatatatctaATGTTCTGTGGAAATTCTCCCTCTGTTGCAGTGCAAAAATCTGTCTGATTCATATATGCAGGAAGCCATATAGGTTGAAGCGTTGGCCCAAAACGCAGAGCAACtgaatgggttttttttaccactttctttcctttttataccccagaagaaaaagaaaaaatttatccAATTTCCACGCTGGatattaaaatttgttttcagtttttttaatcaattgaaGCCAAACTCTCGGACTTTGAGTTGTGGAAAAACTGACTGTGAAAGGCCAAGAACTGGCCATCGAGCAAAAGGGCCCAACTAGAGAAATTTCTTGTAAATGACCAAATTAGCCCTGGTCGTGTtataaattaatgaaattcagTGTGTGCTTTGTTggtatttcatttttcttccttccagtTAGTCAGTAGCAGAGGCTCAGCGTTACGGTTCAGTTTTCCGGCtcaggaaaagagagagaaaatccaaGAAAACCATCAACGTAGAGAACtgcaacacaaaagaaaagagaatgaaGGGGATTTCATCTCAATCCTCCATGTAAGTAGTTCTCTGCCGCCTCCTTCTTTTCGCTCTGTTTGGCTTTtgagaaataagaaaagaaagggtGAGAAAATAGAGGATATGGGGCTTGTCACAAAGAACCCAAATGTTCTTTCTGGTCTTCTTTTGGAAccgtttggttgctgagaaaataagtaagaacaaagaaaatgtgGGACTAATGAGAACCCAAATGTTCTTTCTAGTTTTCTTGATAAAAGGACAAATGGGCATGCATTGTTAGGAACccaagtatttttctttttcccatgGAATTTCTACAGGAACTACTCTAATGAAGATGACTACGAActgcaagaagaaaatgaaggattgTTAAGGAGAGACATAGGAGAAGGTGATTACGCAATTGACGACAGAGCAGAGAAGTTTCAGTGCATGAGCCTTCACAAGCGAGACACCACAAAACGAGGTGATTAAGATAATTATCTCTGATTTTCGTTggaaattaagacaattaaaatttattttatcaaagtagccaaaacccataaattataaaatgaggatgatgtaaaaatttgaatgctAGATATTTCCTCTTGCTTGCTTTCAATCTTTATCTGGGAAGAACAAGAACATTGTATGTTCTTTTATTCAGgaccaagaaaacaaaaacaagattttCCTGGCATGAAATGGTTATACTTGAGTAGAATAAGTAGTCCTAATTGCGGTAACACATTCAGTCTGAAAAAACTGATGAATGTGAGTCTATGGATCAGAAACATCAAGTgaaattttgttgtaaattatatattttatggaaATGGTAAAACTATTTCGTTGAATTTCTGGCGCAAGTATTCAGTTAGTTCGTAAAAGGCTATTCGTAGTTATAGTATTAAAAGGGAGAGTTTAGAGCCTCTTTCTGTAAAGACTTAAAGCCACATACTAGAAGACCGTGACCACATACACTTTCCACTAAATGCATTCAAATGGTTTTCCTGTATATACCTAGTTTCTGTGGATCCAGCAAGCCAGCTTGCATAACGAGcgaaaatatatttatgtatattcAGGTGAAGAGCTATCTTTTCAGAAGAATGGTCTGTGGAGGCAAGAACAGAAGGGCAGAGTTGCAAGGCTAGAGAATTGGCTAAAGGTAAGGTGGGAACTTGAGGAGATAATTGAAGAACAACTGAACAGGTTCCATGCCCACTACAACTTGGATATGGTCCCAACCCGGCTGAAGGGCGTTGCCCAAATCCTCATGCCCAGTTGGACTCCG
It encodes:
- the LOC18782812 gene encoding E3 ubiquitin-protein ligase KEG → MDEQVEKAKPAVSFEYELFEGDPDHLRTVVATLTPTLTPTSPWIDPASLNFKYRIGRGPFGDVWLATRHQSADDYEEYHEVAVKMLHPLKEDDRQEFVRKFERLFFKFRRVYGVGWLHGISIVDGKICIAMKFYEGSIGDRVAQMKGGKLQLSDVLRYGIELAKGILDLHSLGLLVLNLKPSNFLLDEHDQVVLGDFGIPYLLLGISLSNSDMVLRLGTPNYMAPEQWEPEVRGPVSFETDAWGFGCCFVEMLTGVQPWFGRSIEEIYNSVVIKQEKPPVPNGLPPALESVIHGCFEYDFRNRPSMEDIIHAFESSQNDAQSDGEWLGLGSSTPAGRFSSSSYTTWYLLKDRLQVGDIVRSRKPLNARKPQAMDVPEGSVTGLETDSDRDGFALVKIPGERNPVRVLVSTVERVTSGFAVGDWVSLKGECRKHSPVGILHSIQRDGSVAVGFIGLETLWRGKSSDLQMGDAYYVGEFVRLKANVLSPRFEWPRKNGGAWTTGRISQVLPNGCLVVRFPGRLVLGDESNSFLADPAEVELVSFDTCPGVVQKYQHIEDFHWAVRPLTIAFGLFTAMKISLFVGRNVSAKLKGRRNSMRRDGNSQDGQSGGNTAWLPPPVANLFKEGVSTASAR